One Phaseolus vulgaris cultivar G19833 chromosome 11, P. vulgaris v2.0, whole genome shotgun sequence genomic window carries:
- the LOC137818374 gene encoding zinc finger protein BALDIBIS-like, with the protein MMSEESFSVPPNTVRDSLVHVQPPSSNPNNNPNPSSNPAKRRRSLPGTPDPDAEVVVLSPKSLMATNRFICEICKKGFQRDQNLQLHRRGHNLPWKLKQRTNKDQVRKKVYVCPEKSCVHHDPSRALGDLTGIKKHYSRKHGEKKWKCDKCSKKYAVQSDWKAHSKICGTREYKCDCGTLFSRKDSFITHRAFCDALAEESVRLTTVPAALSNLRKDHHLTNAQASRIPQIFSGFHSDQLGGSGTLEPLVNYADADHHHHNHNHQQQQQQKLRLPLWLDHQANPQVFHHPLINFPTKTSAFTSSGPNPVLDGVQTMDMFGPQFVNYRCPEASFGGANLSVLPPHGLKQEQEENKGDLSHSAGSNLYLSSNQNPPHYMSATTLWQKTVQMGSMRVNDNTFRSIGSNRNSNHNNAVNNVVVEVQKLDELVSVEGCTNLGGGGGYLLNDDSNNSFVVVNGTKGLEHMVMPVDEETPASIMGKQLHSISSHNKNQLGLTRDFLGVGDNNIESIRRPFFQQDLVEFNAMGSASAMNLQSQYGGHYV; encoded by the exons ATGATGTCTGAAGAATCCTTTTCTGTTCCTCCCAACACCGTCAGAGACTCCTTGGTTCATGTTCAACCCCCAAGCTCAAACCCTAATAATAATCCTAACCCTAGTTCAAATCCAGCAAAGAGAAGGAGAAGTCTCCCCGGAACACCAG ATCCAGATGCAGAAGTGGTAGTTCTGTCACCAAAGTCCCTCATGGCCACCAACCGTTTCATATGTGAAATTTGCAAAAAGGGTTTTCAGAGAGACCAGAATTTGCAGCTGCATAGACGTGGGCACAACCTTCCTTGGAAGCTGAAGCAGAGAACAAACAAAGatcaagtgaggaagaaggtgtATGTGTGCCCTGAGAAGAGTTGTGTGCATCACGACCCCTCTAGAGCCTTGGGAGATTTGACAGGCATAAAGAAGCACTATAGCCGAAAACATGGGGAGAAGAAGTGGAAGTGTGACAAGTGCTCCAAGAAATATGCTGTTCAATCCGATTGGAAGGCCCATAGCAAGATTTGTGGGACTAGAGAGTACAAATGTGACTGTGGCACCCTTTTCTCCAG GAAGGACAGCTTCATAACGCATAGAGCCTTTTGTGACGCTTTGGCTGAAGAAAGTGTGAGGCTAACAACAGTTCCAGCAGCTTTAAGCAACTTGAGAAAAGATCATCATTTGACCAATGCTCAAGCTTCGAGGATCCCTCAGATTTTTTCAGGATTTCACTCAGATCAATTAGGTGGTTCAGGAACATTAGAACCGTTGGTGAATTATGCTGACGCAGACCATCATCATCATAATCATAATCACCAACAACAACAGCAGCAAAAGCTAAGGCTACCACTCTGGCTAGACCACCAGGCCAATCCACAAGTATTTCACCACCCTCTTATTAACTTCCCAACCAAAACTAGTGCTTTCACTTCTTCGGGGCCAAACCCTGTGCTTGATGGGGTGCAAACGATGGACATGTTTGGGCCACAGTTTGTGAATTACCGTTGCCCAGAAGCGTCATTTGGAGGTGCCAACCTGTCTGTGCTGCCGCCACATGGACTGAAGCAAGAACAAGAAGAAAACAAAGGAGACTTGTCGCATAGCGCAGGCTCTAACTTGTACTTGAGTAGTAATCAGAACCCACCTCACTACATGTCAGCCACCACGCTGTGGCAGAAAACTGTTCAAATGGGATCTATGAGGGTGAATGACAACACGTTTCGCTCCATAGGCAGCAATAGAAACAGCAACCACAACAATGCTGTCAACAACGTTGTTGTTGAGGTTCAGAAGCTCGACGAGTTGGTGAGTGTGGAAGGGTGCACCAACCTTGGAGGTGGTGGTGGGTATTTATTAAATGATGACTCAAACAACTCGTTTGTGGTTGTGAATGGCACCAAGGGTTTGGAGCACATGGTGATGCCGGTGGATGAAGAGACACCAGCATCAATTATGGGAAAGCAATTACACTCCATAAGCTCACACAACAAAAATCAACTTGGTTTAACCCGAGATTTTCTGGGTGTCGGAGATAATAACATTGAATCAATAAGGAGACCTTTTTTTCAGCAAGATCTTGTTGAATTTAATGCAATGGGGTCAGCCTCAGCCATGAACCTGCAGAGCCAGTACGGTGGACACTATGTCTAG